One window from the genome of Gimesia aquarii encodes:
- a CDS encoding DUF4269 domain-containing protein translates to MRLDFEQVIQKLSILARLREFDPQIIGTPPLGIELETSDIDIACSANNLARFKDVTSTEFSTFKNFQCRNSYLQNQHSVIVQFQAYDWEIELFCQTIPVNQQWGVRHFNIEQRLLNLEPKLRSIVMQLKQEGLKTEPAFARALGLPGDPYASILNLENMNDTELAHLIGNRS, encoded by the coding sequence ATGCGTCTTGATTTTGAACAAGTGATCCAAAAGCTTTCAATACTGGCCAGACTCCGCGAATTCGATCCTCAAATTATTGGTACTCCACCACTCGGGATCGAACTTGAAACCAGCGACATAGACATTGCCTGCTCAGCCAATAATCTTGCGCGTTTCAAAGATGTAACATCAACCGAATTCAGCACATTTAAAAATTTTCAATGCCGCAATTCTTATTTGCAGAACCAACACTCGGTCATCGTTCAATTCCAGGCATATGATTGGGAGATTGAGCTGTTCTGCCAAACAATTCCCGTAAATCAACAGTGGGGTGTTCGGCATTTCAACATCGAACAACGACTCCTCAATCTCGAACCAAAGTTAAGAAGCATTGTAATGCAACTCAAACAAGAAGGACTGAAAACCGAACCAGCATTTGCGCGTGCGCTTGGATTACCGGGAGACCCTTATGCGTCGATTCTAAACCTTGAGAATATGAATGACACCGAATTAGCACATCTGATTGGCAACAGGTCGTAA
- a CDS encoding prepilin peptidase encodes MHNRPSFPMFKLLIWSLSVLLIVFFLFLPTIEFFSEDSTLQSTASSNELEDQFLYDLILLYVTSLFATVSFFALGAAVGSYLNVIVYRVPRNLPLTFSRSSCPVCGSPIKLSDNIPIISWLRLKGRCRDCQAPINIRYPLVEFSVAAIFLILYFRELISGGANIPFRDPNLYNGVLWILFYTKWDLVRLYLLHCFMLTSILGWGLINADGFRIPISSLLTCLCIVFIAILIWPDLIPLKSNLHAAQAPHRSVVLISSFCGAVSGALIAPVLVWIIRKTGLSDFTYSNCINYAFILCGMIYGWQAMLTISLMTFILILLQQISTRHFEIQIMRSPGYAVFLSVFAFHYFWRSLTWF; translated from the coding sequence ATGCATAACAGACCATCATTTCCGATGTTTAAGCTGTTAATATGGTCGTTATCTGTGTTATTGATCGTTTTTTTTCTGTTTCTTCCTACGATTGAATTTTTCTCTGAGGACTCGACACTACAAAGCACGGCCTCGTCAAACGAGCTGGAAGATCAGTTTCTTTACGACCTGATTTTGTTGTATGTAACAAGTCTGTTTGCAACGGTCTCATTTTTTGCGCTCGGTGCAGCGGTTGGCAGCTATCTGAATGTCATTGTTTATCGCGTACCCAGGAACCTCCCTCTCACATTCAGTCGATCTTCATGTCCAGTATGTGGCTCACCCATAAAACTCTCTGACAATATTCCCATCATAAGCTGGCTTCGTCTCAAGGGGCGATGCCGTGACTGCCAGGCGCCCATTAATATCCGATATCCATTGGTTGAGTTTTCTGTAGCAGCTATTTTTTTGATACTCTACTTTCGAGAACTCATTTCAGGTGGTGCGAATATTCCCTTTCGAGATCCTAATCTTTACAACGGTGTGCTTTGGATTCTGTTTTATACCAAATGGGATCTGGTCCGGCTGTACCTCTTGCACTGTTTCATGCTGACTTCCATCTTGGGCTGGGGGTTAATTAATGCGGATGGCTTTCGCATCCCGATTTCTTCACTGCTGACATGTTTATGTATCGTATTCATCGCAATTCTGATCTGGCCGGACTTGATCCCCCTCAAATCGAATCTTCATGCTGCGCAAGCTCCTCACCGAAGCGTTGTGCTGATTTCATCATTCTGCGGTGCCGTTTCCGGAGCGCTGATTGCTCCTGTACTCGTTTGGATCATCAGAAAAACCGGGTTGTCAGATTTTACATACTCAAACTGTATCAACTATGCGTTCATTTTATGTGGAATGATCTATGGCTGGCAGGCAATGCTTACGATTTCCCTCATGACTTTCATTTTGATTTTGCTGCAACAAATAAGCACGCGCCATTTTGAAATTCAGATCATGCGTTCTCCCGGCTACGCTGTTTTTCTGTCCGTCTTTGCCTTCCACTATTTCTGGCGATCTCTCACCTGGTTCTAA
- a CDS encoding CobW C-terminal domain-containing protein — protein sequence MDAEHAREILLKYEGHYGDCRQELVFIGTKMDETEIRKVLNQCLLQDLEWIQGPDVWSTYTDPFQINE from the coding sequence GTGGACGCAGAGCATGCGAGGGAAATACTTTTAAAATACGAGGGCCACTATGGAGATTGTCGTCAGGAACTCGTATTTATTGGAACTAAAATGGATGAGACAGAGATTCGAAAAGTATTGAATCAATGTCTACTTCAGGATTTGGAATGGATACAGGGGCCCGACGTCTGGTCGACCTACACGGATCCATTTCAGATCAACGAATAG
- a CDS encoding DUF1559 domain-containing protein produces MQTNRPETKTGCRGLTVVELLVAITIMSILIALLLPAVQQAREAARRASCANHLKQLGLGMHLYSKSHGCFPPGYTAELSQDQYTKSWAWGAFLLPYLEKQSLYDTINLEKQSLTESVVDPNMIRFYQTELSIFLCPSDSGSFLSHSYRQLLVPQYLTQTKPESMKGPNVDVSSQFMWVFLTPSVVRGFSGMSVIAHARPPIPFPIPKPRRKPKPSPFPVPDPTDDTEPEPTPDPPPVTTMPIKIGKSSYVGSLGSAWKPNQSDWSDEDFKGNGVLGRNTRVTWKHITDGTSNTFVLGERSWKNYAAVWPGVNSVNDCGFIDNQMVLGTAFYPLNQRSVSVNIDCDGTGSANFSSHHPGGANFLFADGSVHFLSDKVDFRNSDSSHQSGLFQRLAHRSDGEITGEF; encoded by the coding sequence ATGCAGACAAATCGACCTGAAACTAAAACAGGCTGCCGTGGATTAACCGTAGTCGAGTTGCTTGTTGCCATAACCATCATGTCAATCTTAATTGCATTACTGTTACCGGCTGTGCAACAGGCGAGAGAAGCTGCGCGTAGAGCAAGTTGTGCAAATCATTTGAAGCAGCTGGGGCTGGGCATGCATTTGTATTCGAAATCTCACGGGTGTTTTCCACCTGGATACACAGCAGAGTTAAGTCAGGATCAATATACCAAAAGCTGGGCATGGGGTGCGTTCCTGTTACCTTATCTGGAAAAACAATCTCTTTACGATACCATCAATCTTGAGAAGCAATCCCTGACTGAATCGGTTGTAGACCCAAATATGATACGCTTCTACCAGACGGAGTTATCGATTTTCTTGTGTCCCTCCGATTCCGGTTCTTTTCTTTCTCATTCCTATCGGCAATTGTTGGTTCCACAATATCTCACGCAGACAAAGCCAGAATCAATGAAAGGTCCAAACGTTGATGTTTCTTCCCAATTCATGTGGGTATTTCTTACCCCTTCTGTAGTCCGTGGATTTTCTGGAATGTCAGTAATTGCTCATGCCCGTCCACCCATACCTTTTCCTATACCAAAACCAAGACGAAAGCCAAAACCATCCCCTTTTCCAGTTCCTGACCCAACAGATGATACAGAACCGGAACCGACTCCCGATCCTCCCCCTGTGACGACTATGCCGATCAAAATTGGTAAATCAAGTTATGTCGGTTCGCTGGGAAGCGCCTGGAAACCAAATCAAAGTGACTGGTCTGACGAAGACTTTAAAGGAAACGGTGTGTTGGGTCGTAACACTCGAGTGACCTGGAAACATATCACCGATGGAACCAGTAATACGTTTGTTCTAGGTGAGCGAAGCTGGAAAAATTATGCCGCTGTCTGGCCAGGAGTCAACTCAGTCAATGATTGTGGCTTTATTGATAATCAGATGGTGTTAGGCACGGCATTTTATCCCCTCAATCAACGAAGCGTGTCGGTCAATATTGACTGTGATGGAACGGGGTCTGCCAATTTCAGCAGTCATCACCCGGGGGGAGCAAATTTTCTGTTCGCTGACGGCTCGGTTCATTTCCTGTCTGACAAAGTAGATTTTCGAAACTCAGATTCTTCTCACCAGTCAGGGCTGTTTCAACGGCTGGCCCACCGTAGTGACGGAGAAATTACTGGTGAATTCTAA
- a CDS encoding dipeptidase, producing MVEQVRSYLEQHQDRFVKELTDFLKIPSVSADSTLNSETRRGAEFVLKQLEKAGIESQIIETAGHPIVYGAWKKAEGKPTVLVYGHYDVQPPDPLDQWITPPFEPDIRDGHIYARGATDDKGQMYTHIKSVEAWMKTHGELPVNVVFVIEGEEEVGSDNLDRFLEENKDLVTCDIAVVSDTSQYAPGIPAITYGLRGILACEVIVQGPSQDLHSGVFGGAVMNPGNGLAKMIAALHDNEGRVQIPGFYDGVIELQPEERAQFAALPFDEAKFMSDLGVNAVSGEADFSTLERRWARPTCDVNGMISGYTGEGPKTIVPAESRVKISCRLVPGQDPVALTKALEQYLRAQLPTGLTMEFVDFHGCNALVFDFNSPYMSAAKTAIEQSFGAAPVMIREGGSIPVVETFQTVVGVETLLLGWGQNTDNLHSPNERFALEAFRQGTLASALLWHELAGVTV from the coding sequence ATGGTTGAGCAAGTTCGCAGTTATTTAGAACAACATCAAGATCGTTTTGTGAAGGAACTCACAGATTTTTTAAAAATCCCCAGCGTGAGTGCCGATTCGACTCTCAATTCCGAAACAAGGCGCGGCGCCGAGTTTGTGCTGAAACAACTTGAAAAAGCGGGTATTGAAAGCCAAATCATCGAAACAGCCGGGCATCCAATTGTGTACGGTGCCTGGAAAAAAGCCGAGGGAAAGCCGACCGTTCTAGTTTACGGGCATTACGATGTGCAGCCACCCGATCCATTGGATCAATGGATTACGCCCCCCTTTGAACCCGACATCCGAGATGGTCACATTTACGCCCGTGGTGCCACGGATGATAAAGGGCAGATGTATACACACATTAAATCGGTCGAAGCGTGGATGAAAACCCACGGCGAACTGCCGGTGAATGTCGTCTTTGTCATTGAAGGCGAAGAAGAAGTGGGCAGCGACAATCTGGATCGCTTTCTGGAAGAGAACAAGGATCTGGTCACCTGCGATATCGCTGTCGTCAGTGATACCAGTCAGTATGCACCGGGCATTCCCGCGATTACGTATGGCTTGCGTGGCATTCTGGCTTGCGAAGTGATTGTGCAGGGTCCAAGTCAGGACTTGCATAGCGGTGTGTTTGGTGGGGCGGTGATGAACCCCGGAAACGGCTTAGCTAAAATGATCGCCGCCCTGCATGATAATGAGGGGCGAGTACAGATTCCTGGCTTTTATGACGGCGTGATCGAATTACAACCGGAAGAACGTGCGCAGTTTGCGGCTCTGCCCTTTGATGAAGCAAAGTTCATGAGCGACCTCGGTGTGAATGCCGTCAGCGGAGAAGCAGACTTTTCCACGTTAGAGCGTCGCTGGGCCCGGCCAACCTGTGATGTGAACGGCATGATCTCCGGTTACACGGGAGAAGGCCCGAAAACCATTGTGCCTGCGGAATCGCGGGTCAAAATCAGTTGCCGTCTGGTTCCCGGTCAGGATCCGGTGGCACTCACCAAAGCGCTGGAGCAATACTTGCGAGCGCAGTTACCGACCGGCTTGACGATGGAGTTTGTTGATTTCCATGGATGTAACGCGCTGGTCTTCGACTTCAACAGCCCGTATATGAGCGCCGCCAAAACGGCGATTGAGCAATCGTTCGGCGCGGCTCCAGTAATGATCCGCGAAGGGGGTTCGATTCCCGTTGTCGAAACGTTCCAAACCGTTGTCGGCGTGGAAACTCTGTTACTCGGCTGGGGCCAGAACACGGACAACCTGCATAGCCCGAACGAACGCTTTGCCCTCGAAGCTTTCCGCCAGGGAACGTTAGCCAGTGCCCTGCTCTGGCATGAACTGGCGGGTGTAACTGTTTGA
- the lhgO gene encoding L-2-hydroxyglutarate oxidase: MKTVDVAIIGGGIIGLATGWRISQRFPDKSILVLEKETQVAQHQTGHNSGVLHSGIYYKPGSLRATNCREGKEEMEAFCDAEEIAWEKCGKVIVAVDESELSSLNNIFDRGQQNGVTCEMIGEERLKELEPHVAGIRGIHVPETGIVDYKQVAVRLAERIQEKDNQVETTAEVTGIRHHADYITIQTELAEYSAKHVINCGGLFSDRVARMGGARPDSKIVPFRGEYYVLKPQAQHLCRALIYPVPNPEFPFLGVHFTKMIHGGVECGPNAVWAFAREGYSNRHINFRDMFESATYPGFLKMAFKYWRTGVKEMWRSLSKSAFVKELQHLIPEIKAEDLETAPAGVRAQALGPDGNIIDDFLIDESDRMINVLNAPSPAATSSLRIGSLVTDRLAAHF, encoded by the coding sequence ATGAAAACAGTAGATGTAGCAATAATTGGCGGCGGCATTATCGGATTAGCCACCGGTTGGAGGATCTCACAACGCTTTCCTGACAAATCCATCCTGGTTCTCGAAAAAGAAACCCAGGTTGCCCAGCATCAGACGGGACACAATTCCGGCGTGCTGCATTCGGGCATCTATTATAAACCCGGGTCATTAAGGGCCACCAACTGTCGTGAAGGCAAAGAAGAGATGGAAGCCTTCTGCGATGCCGAAGAAATCGCCTGGGAAAAATGTGGTAAGGTGATTGTCGCCGTCGATGAAAGTGAACTCTCCTCCCTTAACAACATCTTTGACCGCGGTCAGCAAAACGGCGTGACCTGTGAAATGATCGGTGAGGAACGGCTCAAAGAACTGGAACCCCATGTCGCAGGCATCAGAGGAATCCATGTACCGGAAACCGGCATCGTCGACTATAAACAGGTCGCTGTCCGACTGGCAGAACGGATTCAGGAAAAAGACAATCAGGTAGAGACCACTGCCGAGGTGACAGGCATTCGGCATCACGCCGACTATATCACGATTCAGACCGAACTGGCAGAGTATTCTGCGAAGCACGTCATCAACTGTGGTGGCCTGTTCAGCGATCGCGTGGCCCGCATGGGTGGCGCGCGGCCTGATTCCAAAATTGTTCCTTTTCGCGGTGAGTATTATGTGCTTAAACCACAGGCGCAACACTTGTGTCGTGCTTTGATTTATCCCGTTCCGAATCCTGAATTTCCTTTCCTCGGCGTGCATTTTACAAAGATGATTCACGGCGGCGTCGAATGTGGCCCCAACGCGGTCTGGGCATTTGCCCGTGAAGGTTATTCAAATAGGCATATCAATTTCCGTGACATGTTTGAATCAGCCACCTATCCGGGTTTTCTGAAGATGGCGTTCAAATACTGGAGGACGGGCGTCAAAGAAATGTGGCGTTCGCTCAGCAAATCTGCGTTCGTTAAAGAACTACAACATCTGATCCCCGAAATCAAAGCCGAGGATCTGGAAACCGCTCCCGCAGGTGTTCGCGCACAAGCTTTGGGGCCAGATGGGAATATCATTGACGACTTTCTCATCGATGAATCCGACCGCATGATTAACGTGTTGAACGCTCCCTCACCAGCCGCTACGTCTTCATTAAGAATCGGTTCGCTGGTCACTGATCGGCTCGCAGCTCATTTTTAG
- a CDS encoding glycosyltransferase, giving the protein MQASFITFWGWATVVFWSVLLVPSIVMMVRKRLSRCVAQTEAPETWPLISVIVPAKDEAETIEVTLNSLLATDYPRLEIIAVNDRSTDETGAIMERVAAKVAAQEQISMQVLQIEELPSDWLGKSHAMHQGAKIAKGDLLLFTDGDIVFDPQAITNATQIFLHKQLDHLCLIPQLARGGIIESAFVTYFGFLLAAGTYLWLVPSRWQHVYIGVGAFNLIRTSVYNRIGGFETIRLDVIDDIKLGKLVKQHQFKQDFYLGIKELKVRWQPSAWGVITGVEKNAFASLNYSLKRLTAVTSLYVLLFFIPFVMPFLFPIAQTAGFVVALFLLHLSYATLGSLFRSGIRITPFLLYASLALTFAFWRSAWITLKNGGVKWRDTVYPLDVLKKHLY; this is encoded by the coding sequence ATGCAAGCATCGTTCATCACATTCTGGGGCTGGGCTACCGTCGTATTCTGGTCCGTGTTACTTGTGCCATCGATTGTGATGATGGTGCGCAAGCGTTTATCTCGCTGCGTCGCTCAGACCGAAGCTCCCGAAACCTGGCCGCTGATTTCCGTGATTGTGCCCGCCAAAGACGAAGCGGAAACCATCGAAGTCACACTCAACTCGCTCTTGGCCACCGATTATCCCCGCCTCGAAATTATCGCCGTCAATGATCGTTCGACAGACGAAACCGGCGCGATTATGGAGCGTGTCGCAGCGAAAGTAGCAGCGCAGGAACAAATTTCCATGCAGGTCCTCCAGATTGAAGAGCTGCCGTCCGATTGGCTGGGAAAATCACACGCCATGCATCAGGGAGCGAAAATCGCGAAGGGGGACTTATTGCTGTTTACCGATGGCGATATCGTCTTCGATCCGCAGGCGATCACGAACGCCACGCAAATCTTTCTGCACAAGCAACTCGATCATCTCTGTTTGATTCCCCAATTAGCACGTGGAGGAATCATTGAATCCGCGTTTGTAACGTATTTTGGTTTTCTGTTAGCAGCAGGCACATATCTCTGGCTGGTCCCCTCACGATGGCAGCACGTTTATATTGGCGTGGGGGCGTTTAATCTCATCCGCACTTCGGTTTACAATCGCATTGGAGGCTTTGAAACCATTCGGCTCGATGTGATCGATGACATCAAGCTTGGAAAGCTGGTCAAACAGCATCAGTTCAAACAGGATTTCTATCTGGGCATCAAAGAGCTCAAAGTCCGCTGGCAACCCTCGGCCTGGGGAGTCATCACAGGGGTCGAAAAGAACGCGTTCGCTTCCCTCAATTATTCATTGAAACGTCTGACAGCAGTCACATCACTCTACGTCTTGTTGTTTTTCATCCCGTTTGTTATGCCCTTCCTGTTTCCGATCGCTCAGACCGCCGGCTTTGTTGTAGCTCTGTTCCTCTTACATCTCAGCTACGCCACATTGGGGAGTCTGTTTCGTTCAGGAATCCGTATCACCCCGTTCCTGCTCTACGCCTCGCTGGCACTTACATTCGCTTTCTGGCGCTCCGCCTGGATCACCCTCAAAAACGGCGGCGTCAAATGGCGCGATACGGTCTACCCGCTCGATGTCCTAAAAAAACACTTATACTAA
- a CDS encoding DUF6435 family protein, with protein sequence MFGWFRGDPKKKLESQYAAKLEQARDAQRNGNIQGYASLMAEAETILQEIDRLAETVEKNSD encoded by the coding sequence ATGTTTGGCTGGTTTCGCGGCGATCCCAAAAAGAAATTAGAATCACAATACGCGGCGAAGCTGGAGCAGGCGCGTGATGCACAGCGGAATGGGAACATTCAGGGCTATGCGTCTTTGATGGCAGAAGCCGAAACGATCTTGCAGGAAATTGATCGTCTTGCAGAAACGGTTGAAAAGAATTCTGATTAA
- a CDS encoding glycoside hydrolase family protein has protein sequence MNRHRNLAVLALLATLTWNHSRASAEVFEKELAVDETLMISNKDLPKGWVVASDPELVKFGNRWWMFFNSIQLDFEKGLPIHVLAANLPPGEPLSAAPSKWTVQPHPVISPGPKGSWDDRTIETTKYVFGYDATAKKFVGRLYYVGWPTQKNGQKHYQISFAQWDDKQKRWVKHGKPVATGTEPWERMNNSSFIGDQSVYYEAGSGRGGADGVWHMWYQAVSKPKDGGASLVHLTSQDGITWGNKKRLTHKVPFANQFVKTGPFSIDVLVKNGRYYFAGFLYNQQDLSKQGLWITESSTPDGSKSGDFSEWHPLIFENNGVKWHDSGLVSSKCHVTGLFAPTLREENGKVWMFYHGYYRTGEVKDPCKDKSKNSGVIGRALVKDFTKIGR, from the coding sequence ATGAATCGACATCGCAATCTCGCCGTTCTGGCACTCCTGGCAACACTAACGTGGAATCATTCTCGGGCTTCGGCAGAGGTCTTCGAGAAGGAGTTGGCCGTCGATGAAACGCTCATGATTTCAAATAAGGATCTCCCCAAAGGATGGGTTGTGGCTTCTGATCCGGAGCTTGTCAAATTTGGTAATCGCTGGTGGATGTTTTTTAATTCGATTCAGCTCGACTTTGAAAAGGGCCTGCCCATTCATGTGCTGGCTGCGAACCTGCCCCCCGGTGAACCGCTGAGTGCCGCCCCCTCTAAATGGACTGTGCAACCACATCCGGTGATTTCACCAGGCCCCAAAGGTTCGTGGGATGATCGCACGATTGAAACCACGAAATATGTTTTTGGATACGATGCCACAGCCAAAAAGTTTGTGGGCCGGTTGTACTATGTTGGCTGGCCGACGCAGAAAAATGGACAGAAACATTATCAGATCAGTTTTGCACAATGGGACGACAAACAGAAACGCTGGGTGAAACATGGTAAGCCCGTTGCCACCGGTACGGAGCCTTGGGAGAGGATGAATAATTCCAGCTTCATCGGCGATCAATCGGTTTACTACGAAGCAGGCTCAGGAAGAGGTGGAGCGGACGGCGTCTGGCACATGTGGTATCAGGCCGTCAGCAAACCAAAGGATGGTGGTGCTTCCCTTGTGCATCTTACGAGTCAGGACGGAATCACCTGGGGAAACAAAAAAAGACTAACGCATAAAGTACCGTTTGCCAATCAATTTGTGAAAACGGGGCCCTTCTCGATCGATGTACTTGTCAAGAACGGACGCTACTACTTTGCCGGGTTCCTCTACAACCAGCAGGACCTTTCCAAACAAGGACTCTGGATCACGGAATCCAGCACACCGGATGGAAGTAAGTCAGGCGACTTTTCAGAATGGCATCCACTCATTTTTGAGAACAACGGTGTGAAATGGCACGACTCCGGTCTGGTAAGTTCAAAATGTCATGTCACAGGCTTGTTCGCGCCGACGTTACGAGAAGAGAACGGCAAAGTGTGGATGTTTTATCATGGCTATTATCGCACCGGTGAGGTGAAGGATCCGTGCAAAGACAAATCGAAGAATAGCGGAGTGATTGGCCGTGCTCTGGTGAAAGATTTCACTAAAATTGGACGATAA
- a CDS encoding 3-keto-disaccharide hydrolase, which yields MFHIPKTIFFSQMFGLLLIVPLQAGEIPTGFEKIFNDKDLTNWNGSDKYWSVEEGALTGKADGSLKYNRFIIYEGQPVRNFELRVKVKVSPGGNSGIQYRSKKFHNLGDTVLTGYQCDVVSNRPEYNGMLYEEKERRILARTGKKVIIDTAGQPWVVGKLPVKTFPAGEWHDFRVLAKGNHLQHWIDDYQTIDVIDLDEKGRDLAGLLGVQVHVGPPMTIQYKDFYLKRLPDDLPLITADEAPIPKTAVKVVPQGGGRKKRKPKQ from the coding sequence ATGTTTCACATTCCCAAAACCATTTTCTTTAGCCAAATGTTTGGTCTGTTACTCATTGTACCTCTGCAAGCTGGTGAAATCCCCACTGGTTTTGAAAAAATCTTTAACGACAAAGACCTCACCAACTGGAATGGTTCAGACAAATATTGGTCAGTTGAAGAGGGGGCGCTCACGGGCAAAGCGGATGGCAGTTTGAAGTACAATCGTTTTATCATTTATGAAGGTCAGCCTGTTCGCAATTTTGAATTACGAGTGAAGGTCAAAGTCTCTCCCGGCGGTAACAGTGGCATTCAATATCGCAGTAAGAAGTTTCACAATCTCGGCGACACCGTGCTCACCGGTTATCAATGCGATGTGGTTTCGAACCGTCCCGAATACAACGGCATGCTGTATGAAGAAAAAGAACGGCGGATTCTCGCCCGTACCGGGAAGAAAGTCATCATCGACACGGCGGGACAGCCCTGGGTGGTCGGCAAGCTGCCGGTCAAAACCTTCCCTGCGGGAGAGTGGCACGATTTTCGAGTTCTGGCCAAAGGCAACCACCTGCAACACTGGATCGACGATTATCAAACAATCGACGTGATCGACCTGGACGAAAAAGGACGCGACCTCGCCGGCCTATTGGGAGTACAGGTCCACGTGGGACCGCCGATGACAATTCAATACAAAGATTTTTATCTCAAACGACTACCCGATGACCTGCCCCTCATCACAGCCGACGAAGCACCGATTCCTAAAACCGCCGTCAAAGTCGTCCCTCAAGGGGGAGGCAGAAAAAAACGGAAACCCAAACAATAG